In the Streptomyces sp. 840.1 genome, one interval contains:
- a CDS encoding LVIVD repeat-containing protein translates to MTSLHTTPVRRRRLGVAAAAAGLFATLLMAGPAAATPDPGDSASTPEKVSTRQEAEATAAIRSGEIPGVDEIVHSRNITHLANVPKDALQGLNTDLAFQGKYAFAGNYDGFRIFDISNPKSPKTVAQVLCPGSQNDISVSGNLLFLSTDSSRSDNSCASTTQPATEKSSWEGMKVFDISDKRNPKYVAAVETACGSHTHTIVPERKNVYVYVSSYSPSETFPDCRPPHDGISIIKVPRQAPEKARIVNFPVLFPDGGNPGAPTNPGVSKTTGCHDITVLPSKDLAAGACMGDGLLFSIKDPENPRIIDRVQDNVNFAFWHSATFNQRADKVVFTDELGGGGAATCNEEVGPKRGADGIYDIVGKGDHRKLVFRSYFKIDRPQADTEVCVAHNGSIIPVKGRDLMVQAWYQGGVSVWDFTDSSKPKEIGYFERGPVTLDEVTTAGPWSAYYYNGYIYSNDIEKGFDVLRIDDRRTDPAKRVRTDELNVQTQPDYFER, encoded by the coding sequence GTGACCTCGTTGCACACCACCCCGGTGCGGCGCAGACGTCTGGGCGTGGCGGCTGCCGCCGCCGGGCTCTTCGCCACTCTGCTGATGGCCGGACCCGCGGCCGCTACCCCCGACCCGGGAGACTCGGCCTCGACCCCGGAAAAAGTCTCCACGCGTCAGGAGGCGGAGGCGACCGCCGCGATCAGGAGCGGTGAGATACCCGGCGTGGACGAGATCGTCCACAGCCGCAACATCACCCATCTCGCCAACGTCCCCAAAGACGCGCTCCAGGGGCTGAACACGGACCTGGCCTTCCAGGGGAAGTACGCCTTCGCCGGGAACTACGACGGCTTCAGGATCTTCGACATCAGCAACCCGAAGTCGCCGAAGACGGTCGCCCAGGTCCTGTGCCCCGGATCGCAGAACGACATCTCCGTCTCCGGGAACCTGCTGTTCCTGTCGACGGACTCCTCGCGGAGCGACAACTCGTGTGCGAGCACCACCCAGCCCGCCACGGAGAAGTCCTCCTGGGAGGGCATGAAGGTCTTCGACATCAGCGACAAGCGCAATCCGAAGTACGTCGCCGCCGTCGAGACCGCGTGCGGATCGCACACCCACACCATCGTTCCCGAGCGCAAGAACGTATACGTATACGTCTCCTCCTACTCGCCGAGCGAGACGTTCCCGGACTGCCGGCCCCCGCACGACGGGATCTCGATCATCAAGGTGCCGCGCCAGGCACCCGAGAAGGCCCGCATCGTGAACTTCCCGGTGCTCTTCCCGGACGGCGGGAACCCGGGCGCTCCCACCAACCCGGGCGTGTCCAAGACCACCGGCTGCCACGACATCACCGTGCTGCCTTCCAAGGACCTGGCGGCCGGTGCGTGCATGGGCGACGGCCTGCTGTTCTCCATCAAGGACCCGGAGAACCCGCGCATCATCGACCGGGTGCAGGACAACGTGAACTTCGCGTTCTGGCACTCGGCGACGTTCAACCAGCGCGCGGACAAGGTCGTCTTCACCGATGAGCTCGGCGGCGGCGGCGCGGCCACCTGCAACGAGGAGGTCGGGCCCAAGCGCGGCGCCGACGGCATCTACGACATCGTCGGCAAGGGTGATCACCGCAAGCTGGTCTTCCGCAGCTACTTCAAGATCGACCGCCCGCAGGCCGACACCGAGGTCTGCGTCGCCCACAACGGGTCGATCATCCCGGTCAAGGGCCGCGACCTGATGGTCCAGGCCTGGTACCAGGGCGGCGTCTCGGTCTGGGACTTCACCGACTCGTCGAAGCCGAAGGAGATCGGCTACTTCGAGCGCGGTCCCGTCACCCTGGACGAGGTCACCACGGCCGGCCCCTGGTCGGCGTACTACTACAACGGCTACATCTACTCCAACGACATCGA